In a single window of the Delftia tsuruhatensis genome:
- a CDS encoding LysR family transcriptional regulator gives MNKAEIDAVYLNLLRVFEGLMAEGAASRAAIRLGVTQPAVSAALGRLCVLYSDPLFETIGHWLCPATRADELDLLMEEAPQRCRQALATSTLGSEIKGRSIRIGLPDDRKIALDSHSLLMLKKHLPGLAIIFA, from the coding sequence GTGAATAAAGCCGAAATCGATGCTGTGTATCTGAATTTGCTGAGGGTCTTTGAAGGGTTGATGGCAGAGGGTGCAGCCAGCCGCGCCGCCATTCGACTGGGGGTGACCCAGCCTGCGGTCAGCGCTGCACTGGGTCGCCTGTGCGTGCTCTATTCCGACCCGCTATTCGAGACAATAGGTCACTGGCTTTGTCCTGCCACAAGGGCCGATGAGTTGGATCTGCTCATGGAAGAGGCTCCTCAGCGATGCCGTCAGGCGCTGGCTACATCGACGCTGGGCAGCGAAATAAAGGGACGATCGATTAGAATAGGTCTGCCGGATGACCGTAAAATTGCCTTGGACAGCCATTCGCTTTTGATGCTGAAAAAGCACCTGCCGGGGCTGGCCATAATATTCGCGTGA
- a CDS encoding PDR/VanB family oxidoreductase, with translation MQTNATLQVRIARKHTEAQDICSLELVPLDGHSLPAFTAGAHIDLHLPGGLVRQYSLCNDPADAASYVVGVLRDAASRGGSAAVHEQLGEGQQITIGAPRNLFALHAGRPARHLLLAGGIGITPILAMARQLAREGADFELHYCARSRDRMAFAGLLQSMPWAGQVHLHLDDEAANGALDMAALLGRPQQDLHLYVCGPRGFMDAALDQARASGWEESRLHYEFFAGEAAVREGDAGFEVEVASTGQVVRVAPEQTVVQALAAIGVEVQTSCEQGVCGTCLTRVLSGQPEHRDMYLTEDEQAACDQFLPCCSRAKSSRLVLDL, from the coding sequence ATGCAAACGAACGCCACTCTCCAAGTACGCATCGCCCGCAAGCACACCGAAGCCCAGGACATCTGCAGCCTGGAGCTGGTGCCGCTGGACGGCCACAGCCTGCCGGCCTTCACGGCTGGAGCGCACATCGACCTGCACCTGCCCGGCGGCCTGGTGCGCCAGTACTCGCTGTGCAACGACCCCGCCGATGCGGCAAGCTACGTGGTCGGCGTGCTGCGCGATGCGGCCTCGCGCGGCGGCTCGGCGGCCGTGCACGAGCAGCTCGGCGAAGGCCAGCAGATCACCATCGGCGCGCCGCGCAACCTGTTCGCGCTGCACGCGGGCAGACCCGCGCGCCACCTGCTGCTGGCCGGGGGCATCGGCATCACACCCATCCTCGCCATGGCGCGGCAGCTGGCGCGCGAAGGCGCGGACTTCGAGCTGCATTACTGCGCGCGCTCGCGCGACCGCATGGCCTTTGCCGGCCTGCTGCAATCCATGCCCTGGGCGGGCCAGGTGCATCTGCACCTGGATGATGAAGCGGCAAACGGCGCGCTGGACATGGCTGCGCTGCTGGGCAGGCCGCAGCAGGATCTGCACCTGTACGTCTGCGGCCCCAGGGGCTTCATGGACGCGGCGCTGGACCAGGCGCGCGCATCGGGCTGGGAGGAGTCGCGCCTGCACTACGAGTTCTTCGCGGGCGAGGCCGCGGTGCGCGAGGGCGACGCGGGCTTCGAGGTCGAGGTCGCCAGCACGGGCCAGGTGGTGCGCGTGGCGCCCGAACAGACCGTGGTCCAGGCCCTGGCCGCCATCGGCGTGGAGGTGCAGACCTCCTGCGAGCAGGGCGTGTGCGGCACCTGCCTGACGCGCGTGCTCTCGGGCCAGCCCGAGCACCGCGACATGTACCTGACCGAGGACGAGCAGGCCGCCTGCGACCAGTTCCTGCCCTGCTGCTCGCGCGCGAAGTCGTCCAGGCTGGTGCTGGATCTCTAG
- a CDS encoding 2-hydroxyacid dehydrogenase, which translates to MQAVLLVLNFNADAHLRQMAQAFPDFELIYAPDAAQGEVAIAAHGARIQAVLTIGSIGLSAAQMQRLPALRLVCALGAGYENIDVAHALAHGIAVGNGAGTNDDCVADHAMGLVIASVRGLVRLDRATRDGVWRTALPLPPNVSRKRLGILGLGAIGAKIARRALGFDMEIGYHNRGPRPELSYRYFDGLLPMARWADVLLVATPGGAETRHLINAEVLDALGPQGHLVNIARGSVVDTTALAAAVREGRLAGAGLDVYESEPAPPAELLELDAVVLTPHVGGWSPEAVQASVDRFIANMRCHLEGRPLVSPVTA; encoded by the coding sequence ATGCAAGCTGTCCTGCTCGTCCTCAACTTCAACGCCGATGCCCACCTGCGCCAGATGGCCCAGGCCTTTCCCGACTTCGAGCTGATCTATGCGCCCGATGCCGCACAGGGAGAGGTGGCCATCGCCGCCCATGGCGCGCGCATCCAGGCCGTGCTGACGATCGGCTCCATCGGCCTGTCGGCCGCGCAGATGCAGCGCCTGCCCGCATTGCGCCTGGTCTGCGCCCTGGGCGCGGGCTACGAGAACATCGATGTCGCCCATGCGCTGGCCCATGGCATTGCCGTGGGCAATGGCGCCGGCACCAATGACGACTGCGTGGCCGACCACGCCATGGGCCTGGTGATCGCCTCGGTGCGCGGCCTGGTGCGCCTGGACCGCGCCACGCGCGACGGTGTCTGGCGCACGGCCCTGCCGCTGCCGCCCAATGTCTCCCGCAAGCGCCTGGGCATCCTGGGCCTGGGCGCCATCGGTGCCAAGATCGCCCGGCGCGCGCTGGGCTTCGACATGGAGATCGGCTACCACAACCGCGGTCCGCGCCCGGAGCTGTCGTATCGCTACTTCGACGGGCTGCTGCCGATGGCGCGCTGGGCCGACGTGCTGCTGGTGGCCACGCCGGGCGGTGCAGAAACCCGCCATCTCATCAATGCCGAGGTGCTGGACGCACTGGGCCCGCAGGGGCATCTGGTCAACATCGCTCGCGGCAGCGTGGTCGATACGACCGCGCTGGCCGCAGCCGTGCGCGAAGGCCGCCTGGCCGGTGCGGGCCTGGATGTCTACGAAAGCGAGCCCGCGCCGCCGGCCGAGCTGCTGGAGCTCGACGCCGTGGTGCTCACCCCGCATGTGGGAGGCTGGTCGCCCGAGGCCGTGCAGGCCTCGGTGGACCGCTTCATCGCCAACATGCGCTGCCATCTGGAGGGCAGGCCGCTGGTCTCGCCGGTCACGGCCTGA